The following are encoded in a window of Gossypium raimondii isolate GPD5lz chromosome 13, ASM2569854v1, whole genome shotgun sequence genomic DNA:
- the LOC105783612 gene encoding probable protein S-acyltransferase 17 produces MSLHWALICHGLITLTIVVSFLCGQWPIFQGTPISSIHRFLTFGAYQYFLRFIGAVFGDRGTNLILSVEYYCCDRPNPILQLIYLAIIGTTYYIIVKTSFSYIPGYYLSEVHRYASFLAVAVGILLFLVTSFSDPGTVKADNVSRYLSAYPYDNIIYTEKECPTCKIPKPARSKHCSLCNRCVARFDHHCGWMNNCIGERNTRYFLAFLLWHFLLCIYGTIAIGLVLAGRLKELQIVHVLTVYYRVDNSLRSLAPYVVQWLLDAHNTQILLMVFMGVVSLLLAGFFAYHANLCLTNTTTNETFKWQDYISWQKKLIEARASTAALKANIAGMTTEGKPRESKCKSFFRQSLLQDTEAIVKKNVYDKGFFHNLYEVVFPVSTRASFLHTKSKSG; encoded by the exons ATGTCTTTGCATTGGGCATTGATATGCCATGGGTTGATAACTCTTACAATAGTTGTTTCCTTCCTTTGTGGGCAGTGGCCTATCTTCCAAGGAACACCCATCAGCTCTATCCATCGTTTCCTCACTTTCGGAGCTTATCAATACTTCCT gAGGTTTATTGGGGCTGTTTTTGGAGATAGAGGAACAAATTTGATCCTTTCCGTTGAGTATTATTGTTGTGATAGGCCTAATCCTATCTTACAG CTTATATACTTGGCAATAATTGGAACGACTTATTACATTATAGTGAAGACGTCTTTTAGCTATATTCCTGGGTACTATCTGAGTGAAGTTCATAG GTACGCAAGTTTTTTGGCTGTTGCTGTCGGCATTCTGCTCTTTCTAGTAACTAGCTTTTCTGATCCGGGGACTGTGAAGGCTGATAATGTTTCACGATATCTATCTGCTTATCCTTATGACAATATCATCTATACCGAGAAAGAATGTCCCACTTGTAAAATTCCAAA ACCTGCTAGATCGAAGCACTGCAGCTTATGCAATCGATGCGTTGCTCGCTTTGATCATCACTGTGGATGGATG AATAACTGTATTGGGGAGAGAAATACCCGATACTTCTTGGCTTTTCTTTTATG GCATTTCCTTCTTTGCATTTATGGGACAATTGCTATTGGATTGGTTCTTGCTGGACGATTGAAAGAATTGCAAATTGTGCATGTTTTAACAG TTTATTATCGTGTGGATAATTCTCTTCGCAGTTTAGCTCCGTATGTCGTACAG TGGCTATTAGACGCACATAACACCCAGATACTTCTTATGGTGTTCATGGGTGTAGTTTCTCTCTTGTTAGCGGGTTTCTTCGCATATCACGCTAATCTTTGTCTCACGAACACAACAACAAATGAG ACCTTCAAGTGGCAAGACTACATAAGCTGGCAGAAGAAACTGATCGAAGCACGAGCGAGTACAGCGGCACTGAAAGCGAACATCGCCGGGATGACTACTGAAGGAAAGCCTCGAGAGAGCAAATGTAAATCCTTCTTCAGACAGTCCCTTCTACAGGATACTGAAGCCATTGTAAAGAAGAATGTGTATGATAAAGGGTTCTTTCACAATCTCTACGAGGTCGTTTTCCCAGTTTCAACAAGAGCATCATTTTTGCATACTAAATCGAAATCCGGCTAA
- the LOC105783835 gene encoding gibberellin receptor GID1A isoform X2, with protein MQEFLDRKVPANANLVDGVFSFDVLIDRGTSLLSRIYRPATAEEPQPNIAELEKPVTAEVVPVIIFFHGGSFAHSSANSAIYDTLCRRLVSLCKAVVVSVNYRRAPENRYPCAYDDGWTALKWVNSRPWLQSQKDSKVHIYLAGDSSGGNIAHHVALRAIESGIDVLGNILLNPMFGGQERTESEKRLDGKYFVTLRDRDWYWRAYLPEGEDRDHPACNPFGPNGRSLEGIKFPKSLVVVAGLDLIQDWQFAYVEGLKKAGQEVKLLYMEQATIGFYLLPNSNHFHTVTDEISKFVGSDSIKTIGERIMQCIGPLLCVDYVCLFKCFLG; from the exons ATGCAAG AGTTTCTTGATCGCAAAGTCCCTGCTAATGCGAACCTAGTTGATGGGGTTTTCTCGTTTGATGTTCTCATTGATCGTGGTACGAGCCTCCTGAGTCGGATTTATAGGCCAGCTACAGCTGAAGAGCCTCAACCGAATATTGCTGAACTTGAGAAGCCTGTTACAGCGGAGGTGGTCCctgttattattttctttcatggcgGAAGCTTTGCACATTCCTCGGCTAATAGTGCTATATATGACACTCTATGTCGGAGATTGGTAAGCCTTTGTAAGGCTGTTGTGGTCTCCGTGAATTATCGCCGTGCACCCGAAAATAGATATCCGTGTGCTTATGATGATGGGTGGACTGCTCTCAAGTGGGTTAACTCTAGACCATGGCTTCAAAGTCAGAAAGATTCTAAGGTTCATATATATCTAGCCGGAGATAGCTCTGGTGGTAACATTGCACACCATGTTGCTCTGCGAGCCATAGAATCGGGAATTGATGTATTGGGAAATATATTGCTCAATCCAATGTTTGGTGGACAAGAAAGAACTGAATCTGAAAAGCGTTTAGATGGGAAATACTTTGTTACTCTACGAGATCGGGACTGGTATTGGAGAGCTTATCTTCCTGAAGGCGAAGACAGAGACCATCCTGCATGTAATCCTTTTGGACCTAACGGTAGAAGTCTCGAGGGAATCAAATTTCCAAAGAGTCTTGTCGTGGTTGCCGGCTTGGACCTTATTCAGGATTGGCAATTTGCTTATGTTGAAGGGCTCAAGAAAGCTGGACAAGAGGTTAAACTTTTATACATGGAACAGGCCACGATTGGTTTCTACTTGTTGCCGAATAGCAATCACTTCCATACTGTTACGGACGAGATAAGCAAGTTCGTGGGTTCTGACTCTATTAAAACAATAGGGGAAAGAATCATGCAATGTATCGGACCTCTATTATGCGTAGATTATGTATGTTTATTCAAATGTTTTTTAGGATAA
- the LOC105783835 gene encoding gibberellin receptor GID1C isoform X1 has translation MARSNEVNLNECKMVVPLNTWVLISNFKLAYNLLRRPDGTFNRHLAEFLDRKVPANANLVDGVFSFDVLIDRGTSLLSRIYRPATAEEPQPNIAELEKPVTAEVVPVIIFFHGGSFAHSSANSAIYDTLCRRLVSLCKAVVVSVNYRRAPENRYPCAYDDGWTALKWVNSRPWLQSQKDSKVHIYLAGDSSGGNIAHHVALRAIESGIDVLGNILLNPMFGGQERTESEKRLDGKYFVTLRDRDWYWRAYLPEGEDRDHPACNPFGPNGRSLEGIKFPKSLVVVAGLDLIQDWQFAYVEGLKKAGQEVKLLYMEQATIGFYLLPNSNHFHTVTDEISKFVGSDSIKTIGERIMQCIGPLLCVDYVCLFKCFLG, from the exons ATGGCTAGAAGTAATGAAGTCAACCTCAATGAATGCAAG ATGGTGGTTCCCCTAAATACGTGGGTCCTCATCTCCAATTTTAAGTTGGCTTACAATCTTCTTCGTCGACCTGATGGCACTTTCAATCGTCACTTGGCAGAGTTTCTTGATCGCAAAGTCCCTGCTAATGCGAACCTAGTTGATGGGGTTTTCTCGTTTGATGTTCTCATTGATCGTGGTACGAGCCTCCTGAGTCGGATTTATAGGCCAGCTACAGCTGAAGAGCCTCAACCGAATATTGCTGAACTTGAGAAGCCTGTTACAGCGGAGGTGGTCCctgttattattttctttcatggcgGAAGCTTTGCACATTCCTCGGCTAATAGTGCTATATATGACACTCTATGTCGGAGATTGGTAAGCCTTTGTAAGGCTGTTGTGGTCTCCGTGAATTATCGCCGTGCACCCGAAAATAGATATCCGTGTGCTTATGATGATGGGTGGACTGCTCTCAAGTGGGTTAACTCTAGACCATGGCTTCAAAGTCAGAAAGATTCTAAGGTTCATATATATCTAGCCGGAGATAGCTCTGGTGGTAACATTGCACACCATGTTGCTCTGCGAGCCATAGAATCGGGAATTGATGTATTGGGAAATATATTGCTCAATCCAATGTTTGGTGGACAAGAAAGAACTGAATCTGAAAAGCGTTTAGATGGGAAATACTTTGTTACTCTACGAGATCGGGACTGGTATTGGAGAGCTTATCTTCCTGAAGGCGAAGACAGAGACCATCCTGCATGTAATCCTTTTGGACCTAACGGTAGAAGTCTCGAGGGAATCAAATTTCCAAAGAGTCTTGTCGTGGTTGCCGGCTTGGACCTTATTCAGGATTGGCAATTTGCTTATGTTGAAGGGCTCAAGAAAGCTGGACAAGAGGTTAAACTTTTATACATGGAACAGGCCACGATTGGTTTCTACTTGTTGCCGAATAGCAATCACTTCCATACTGTTACGGACGAGATAAGCAAGTTCGTGGGTTCTGACTCTATTAAAACAATAGGGGAAAGAATCATGCAATGTATCGGACCTCTATTATGCGTAGATTATGTATGTTTATTCAAATGTTTTTTAGGATAA
- the LOC105781884 gene encoding adenylyl-sulfate kinase 3 has protein sequence MSTVGNSTNIFWQESPVGKLERQKLLHQKSCVVWITGLSGSGKSTLACSLSRELFTRGNLSYVLDGDNLRHGLNQDLGFKADDRTENIRRVGEVAKLFADAGLICIASLISPYRKDRDSCRAMLPDANFIEVFMNMPLTLCEERDPKGLYKLARAGKIKGFTGIDDPYEPPLNCEIEIKQKAGVCPTPGAMAGEVVTYLEEKGYLQHQ, from the exons ATGTCGACGGTCGGAAATTCAACCAATATATTTTGGCAAGAATCCCCGGTAGGGAAGCTTGAAAGGCAGAAACTCCTTCACCAAAAGAGTTGTGTTGTATGGATCACAGGTCTCAGTGGATCAG GTAAAAGCACACTTGCATGTTCATTAAGTAGGGAACTCTTTACAAGGGGAAATCTATCTTACGTACTCGACGGAGACAACCTTCGACACGGATTAAACCAGGATCTCGGTTTCAAGGCCGACGACCGAACAGAAAATATACGCAGAGTTG gtGAAGTTGCAAAGCTGTTTGCAGATGCTGGTTTAATCTGCATAGCCAGTCTAATATCTCCCTATAGGAAAGACCGAGATTCATGCCGTGCTATGTTGCCGGATGCCAACTTTATAGAG GTTTTCATGAACATGCCTCTGACATTGTGTGAAGAAAGAGACCCGAAAGGCCTTTACAAGCTCGCACGTGCCGGAAAGATTAAAG GTTTTACAGGCATAGATGATCCTTACGAACCGCCATTGAACTGTGAG ATCGAAATAAAGCAGAAAGCCGGAGTTTGTCCGACACCAGGAGCTATGGCAGGGGAAGTAGTTACGTACTTGGAGGAGAAAGGATATCTGCAACATCAGTAA